Proteins co-encoded in one Xiphophorus couchianus chromosome 3, X_couchianus-1.0, whole genome shotgun sequence genomic window:
- the LOC114142089 gene encoding killer cell lectin-like receptor subfamily F member 1 isoform X1 has protein sequence MEEFKDEDIKTTVAVTNDQLPVQSEEEEAEKEQTAFTRSRLYLVGFGVLCTLVAGAAIYMGVKTTAQQDSINDLTTDAQNVMERRMTLMEDINYLIREKDTRCELCPLDWILYKDKCYLFYDKPAPWKTWEESRRFCKKRRADLVIIDDLQEQEFVNKHIKYYYDPSHGYWIGLQHVNNTWTWVDGRVNTLGFWAKNWISTPGPHAIVIPERNPKECWSKEENVFENKFICERDIRKF, from the exons ATGGAGGAATTCAAGGATGAAGACATCAAAACTACAGTCGCTGTCACCAATGACCAACTTCCTGTTCAAA gtgaagaagaagaagcagaaaaggAACAAACAGCATTCACTAGGTCTCGTCTGTATTTGGTGggttttggggttttatgtaCCCTGGTAGCTGGAGCAGCTATCTACA tggGTGTAAAGACGACTGCGCAACAGGACAGTATCAATGACCTTACAACAGACGCACAGAACGTGATGGAGAGAAGGATGACGTTGATGGAAGACATCAACTATCTGATAAGAGAGAAAGACACAA GGTGTGAGTTGTGTCCACTTGACTGGATTCTCTACAAGGACAAATGCTACCTGTTTTACGACAAACCAGCTCCTTGGAAGACCTGGGAAGAAAGTCGAAGGTTCTGTAAGAAAAGACGAGCAGATTTGGTTATTATTGATGATTTGCAGGAGCAG GAATTTGTCAACAAACACATCAAATACTACTATGATCCTTCTCATGGATACTGGATAGGACTACAACATGTTAACAACACCTGGACCTGGGTTGATGGACGTGTAAACACTCTTGG gttCTGGGCGAAGAATTGGATCTCTACTCCTGGACCGCATGCAATCGTGATTCCAGAACGAAATCCCAAAGAATGCTGGTCAAAAGAAGAGAATGTGTTTGAGAACAAATTCATTTGTGAGCGTGACATTCGCAAATTTTAA
- the LOC114142090 gene encoding struthiocalcin-1-like, producing the protein MENIRDNEVCSTGTVNNDKYSPESEAGEEPTALTRSRLYLAGLGIFGALVAGTVIYMSVKMAVQRENINDLTTERNILIKERKLVKNQELRQDNDNGCYTCLDDWILFRQKCYMFYDEPAPWKTWEQSRRFCQTNSSDLVVIGDLEEQEFVSKHIKYYHNEHHGYWIGLQHVNNTWTWVDGRVNTLGFWAKDLPNTPGSKVFVLPERNPTNSWKQGVTGFLNKFICESDALKHPPY; encoded by the exons ATGGAGAACATCAGGGACAATGAGGTGTGTTCTACAGGCACTGTCAACAATGACAAATATTCTCCTGAAA GTGAAGCAGGAGAGGAACCAACAGCACTCACTCGGTCTCGTTTGTATCTGGCGGGTTTGGGGATTTTTGGTGCCCTGGTAGCTGGAACAGTCATCTACA tgaGTGTAAAGATGGCCGTCCAAAGGGAAAATATCAATGATCttacaacagaaagaaatataCTGATTAAGGAAAGAAAGCTGGTGAAGAACCAAGAGCTGAGACAAGACAATGACAACG GGTGTTACACGTGCCTGGATGACTGGATTCTCTTCAGACAAAAATGCTACATGTTTTACGACGAACCAGCTCCTTGGAAGACCTGGGAACAAAGTCGAAGGTTCTGTCAGACGAATAGTTCAGATTTGGTTGTAATTGGTGATCTGGAGGAGCAG gaattTGTCAGTAAACACATCAAGTACTACCATAATGAACACCACGGATACTGGATAGGACTACAACATGTTAACAACACCTGGACCTGGGTTGATGGACGTGTAAACACTCTTGG gttCTGGGCGAAGGACTTGCCCAATACTCCAGGATCAAAAGTATTCGTGCTCCCAGAAAGAAATCCCACCAACAGCTGGAAACAAGGAGTGACTGGGTTTCTGAACAAATTCATCTGTGAGAGTGACGCTCTCAAACATCCACCGTACTAA
- the LOC114142089 gene encoding asialoglycoprotein receptor 1-like isoform X2 produces the protein MEEFKDEDIKTTVAVTNDQLPVQMGVKTTAQQDSINDLTTDAQNVMERRMTLMEDINYLIREKDTRCELCPLDWILYKDKCYLFYDKPAPWKTWEESRRFCKKRRADLVIIDDLQEQEFVNKHIKYYYDPSHGYWIGLQHVNNTWTWVDGRVNTLGFWAKNWISTPGPHAIVIPERNPKECWSKEENVFENKFICERDIRKF, from the exons ATGGAGGAATTCAAGGATGAAGACATCAAAACTACAGTCGCTGTCACCAATGACCAACTTCCTGTTCAAA tggGTGTAAAGACGACTGCGCAACAGGACAGTATCAATGACCTTACAACAGACGCACAGAACGTGATGGAGAGAAGGATGACGTTGATGGAAGACATCAACTATCTGATAAGAGAGAAAGACACAA GGTGTGAGTTGTGTCCACTTGACTGGATTCTCTACAAGGACAAATGCTACCTGTTTTACGACAAACCAGCTCCTTGGAAGACCTGGGAAGAAAGTCGAAGGTTCTGTAAGAAAAGACGAGCAGATTTGGTTATTATTGATGATTTGCAGGAGCAG GAATTTGTCAACAAACACATCAAATACTACTATGATCCTTCTCATGGATACTGGATAGGACTACAACATGTTAACAACACCTGGACCTGGGTTGATGGACGTGTAAACACTCTTGG gttCTGGGCGAAGAATTGGATCTCTACTCCTGGACCGCATGCAATCGTGATTCCAGAACGAAATCCCAAAGAATGCTGGTCAAAAGAAGAGAATGTGTTTGAGAACAAATTCATTTGTGAGCGTGACATTCGCAAATTTTAA